From the Daucus carota subsp. sativus chromosome 8, DH1 v3.0, whole genome shotgun sequence genome, one window contains:
- the LOC108197244 gene encoding oxysterol-binding protein-related protein 2A isoform X1: protein MRVKQMHPLCCIPLDDSPIGDHSPDLTLSDVPRHLSDANAGSESASCFAGVLYKWTNYGKGWRSRWFILRNGVISYSKLRVENRNVLTSGEDVRIIGDASSGRLSRLNSTSGGSKVQTKPPGIVHLKQISSFRESKSDNRRFYIFTATKTLHLRTHSRKERVDWIKALFSTKSLFSLRPLNENFSLVPNDISISTARLKKRLLEDGISETLVKDCEQIMLSEFSEIEGQVKVLCEERSNLLDTLRQLEAANFEAETSGIQDGEYHLPKHDYGVGREYSTTESSDDVEKQELDEVSDEEEAYFFDSKENFLESTTSSGSISHTTNSGKNESQINDTHKMKNKKDTGASRYPHIERRKKLPDPVEKEKGVSLWSMIKDMVGKDLSRVCLPVYFNEPISSLQKCFEELEYSYLLDRAYEHGKEGNSLLRILNVAAFAVSGYASSDGRHCKPFNPMLGETYEADYPDKGLRFFSEKVSHHPTIIACHSEGKGWKFWGDSNLRSKFWGRSIQLDPEGTLTLEFDDGEIFQWSKVTTTIYNLILGKLYCDHHGTMQISGNRQYSCKLKFKEQSILDRNPRQVNGSVEDVSGKKVASLFGKWDDSMYYTKGDGSIKTKDFSDASLLWKRNETPPNLTRYNLTPFAITLNELTPGLQEMLPCTDSRLRPDQRHLENGEYDKANEEKLRLETRQRMSRKIQENGWKPRWFRRESEDSSFHYAGGYWEAREMGKWNECPDIFGKFSDAAVSSNKVS from the exons ATGCGTGTAAAGCAAATGCACCCTCTCTGCTGCATCCCGCTCGACGATTCCCCGATCGGAGATCACTCGCCGGACCTCACACTCTCCGACGTGCCACGCCATCTCTCCGACGCCAATGCCGGATCTGAGTCGGCCAGCTGCTTCGCTGGAGTGCTGTATAAGTGGACTAATTACGGTAAAGGCTGGAGATCTCGCTGGTTCATTCTCCGCAACGGTGTCATCTCGTACTCGAAGCTTCGTGTCGAGAATCGCAATGTTTTAACTTCCGGCGAAGATGTCAGGATCATAGGTGACGCTTCTTCCGGCCGCTTGTCGCGTCTTAACAGCACCTCCGGTGGAAGTAAAGTTCAGACTAAACCCCCTGGAATTGTCCATCTCAAG CAGATCTCTTCATTTAGAGAGAGTAAGTCGGACAATAGAAGGTTCTACATTTTTACTGCTACTAAGACCCTTCACCTGAGGACACATTCCAGGAAGGAGAGGGTGGATTGGATAAAAGCTTTATTTTCAACTAAAAGTCTTTTTTCACTGAGAccattaaatgaaaatttctctCTGGTACCAAATGACATATCTATATCCACAGCAAGGCTTAAGAAACGGTTGCTTGAGGATGGGATCAGTGAGACACTTGTGAAGGACTGTGAGCAGATTATGCTCTCAGAATTTTCAGAGATAGAAGGACAAGTTAAAGTTCTTTGTGAAGAGCGCTCCAATTTGCTCGACACATTAAGACAGTTGGAG GCGGCCAATTTTGAAGCTGAAACCTCCGGTATTCAGGATGGTGAATATCACCTACCAAAGCATGACTATGGAGTAGGGCGTG AATACAGCACAACTGAATCCTCAGATGATGTTGAGAAACAAGAACTTGATGAAGTGTCAGATGAAGAGGAAGCATACTTTTTTGATAGCAAGGAAAATTTTCTTGAATCGACCACTAGTTCTGGCTCTATCAGTCACACGACGAACAGTGGCAAAAATGAAAGTCAAATTAATGATACCCACaagatgaaaaataaaaaagatactGGCGCCTCTAGATATCCTCACATTGAGAGGAGAAAAAAGCTACCAGATCCAGTTGAAAAGGAGAAAGGAGTTAGTCTTTGGTCTATGATCAAGGATATGGTGGGAAAGGATCTTAGTCGTGTTTGCCTGCCTGTATATTTTAATGAACCTATTTCTTCTCTCCAAAAATGCTTTGAGGAATTGGAGTATTCATACCTTTTAGATCGGGCGTATGAGCATGGGAAAGAG GGCAACAGTCTCCTTAGAATACTGAATGTTGCTGCTTTTGCCGTTTCGGGATATGCGTCATCAGATGGCCGGCATTGTAAACCCTTCAATCCTATGTTAGGGGAAACTTATGAAGCAGACTATCCTGATAAAGGACTGAGATTTTTCTCCGAAAAG GTAAGTCATCATCCAACCATCATCGCCTGCCACTCTGAGGGTAAAGGGTGGAAATTTTGGGGGGACAGCAACCTTAGATCAAAATTCTGGGGAAGATCAATTCAGCTTGATCCTGAAGGAACGCTTACTTTAGAGTTCGATGATGGTGAGATATTTCAATGGAGCAAG GTTACAACTACCATTTATAATCTTATCCTGGGGAAGTTATATTGTGACCACCATGGAACAATGCAAATTAGTGGTAATCGCCAGTATTCATGCAAACTCAAGTTCAAAGAGCAATCTATTCTCGATCGAAATCCTCGTCAG GTTAATGGGTCTGTTGAAGATGTTTCTGGAaaaaaagttgcttcacttttCGGCAAGTGGGATGACAGCATGTATTATACAAAAGGAGACGGGAGTATCAAGACGAAAGATTTTTCTGATGCATCTTTGCTATGGAAGAGGAATGAAACACCTCCTAATCTTACTCGGTACAACTTGACGCCATTCGCGATTACACTAAATGAGTTAACACCCGGACTACAG GAGATGCTTCCCTGTACGGATTCAAGACTGAGACCAGATCAACGACATCTGGAGAATGGTGAGTATGACAAGGCAAATGAAGAGAAGCTAAGGTTGGAAACACGACAGAGGATG TCaagaaaaatacaagaaaatGGCTGGAAACCCAGGTGGTTCAGAAGAGAAAGTGAGGATTCCTCCTTTCACTATGCTGGTGGTTACTGGGAAGCACGGGAGATGGGTAAATGGAATGAATGCCCAGATATATTCGGCAAGTTCAGCGATGCTGCGGTTAGTTCGAATAAGGTGTCCTGA
- the LOC108197244 gene encoding oxysterol-binding protein-related protein 2A isoform X2, with product MRVKQMHPLCCIPLDDSPIGDHSPDLTLSDVPRHLSDANAGSESASCFAGVLYKWTNYGKGWRSRWFILRNGVISYSKLRVENRNVLTSGEDVRIIGDASSGRLSRLNSTSGGSKVQTKPPGIVHLKISSFRESKSDNRRFYIFTATKTLHLRTHSRKERVDWIKALFSTKSLFSLRPLNENFSLVPNDISISTARLKKRLLEDGISETLVKDCEQIMLSEFSEIEGQVKVLCEERSNLLDTLRQLEAANFEAETSGIQDGEYHLPKHDYGVGREYSTTESSDDVEKQELDEVSDEEEAYFFDSKENFLESTTSSGSISHTTNSGKNESQINDTHKMKNKKDTGASRYPHIERRKKLPDPVEKEKGVSLWSMIKDMVGKDLSRVCLPVYFNEPISSLQKCFEELEYSYLLDRAYEHGKEGNSLLRILNVAAFAVSGYASSDGRHCKPFNPMLGETYEADYPDKGLRFFSEKVSHHPTIIACHSEGKGWKFWGDSNLRSKFWGRSIQLDPEGTLTLEFDDGEIFQWSKVTTTIYNLILGKLYCDHHGTMQISGNRQYSCKLKFKEQSILDRNPRQVNGSVEDVSGKKVASLFGKWDDSMYYTKGDGSIKTKDFSDASLLWKRNETPPNLTRYNLTPFAITLNELTPGLQEMLPCTDSRLRPDQRHLENGEYDKANEEKLRLETRQRMSRKIQENGWKPRWFRRESEDSSFHYAGGYWEAREMGKWNECPDIFGKFSDAAVSSNKVS from the exons ATGCGTGTAAAGCAAATGCACCCTCTCTGCTGCATCCCGCTCGACGATTCCCCGATCGGAGATCACTCGCCGGACCTCACACTCTCCGACGTGCCACGCCATCTCTCCGACGCCAATGCCGGATCTGAGTCGGCCAGCTGCTTCGCTGGAGTGCTGTATAAGTGGACTAATTACGGTAAAGGCTGGAGATCTCGCTGGTTCATTCTCCGCAACGGTGTCATCTCGTACTCGAAGCTTCGTGTCGAGAATCGCAATGTTTTAACTTCCGGCGAAGATGTCAGGATCATAGGTGACGCTTCTTCCGGCCGCTTGTCGCGTCTTAACAGCACCTCCGGTGGAAGTAAAGTTCAGACTAAACCCCCTGGAATTGTCCATCTCAAG ATCTCTTCATTTAGAGAGAGTAAGTCGGACAATAGAAGGTTCTACATTTTTACTGCTACTAAGACCCTTCACCTGAGGACACATTCCAGGAAGGAGAGGGTGGATTGGATAAAAGCTTTATTTTCAACTAAAAGTCTTTTTTCACTGAGAccattaaatgaaaatttctctCTGGTACCAAATGACATATCTATATCCACAGCAAGGCTTAAGAAACGGTTGCTTGAGGATGGGATCAGTGAGACACTTGTGAAGGACTGTGAGCAGATTATGCTCTCAGAATTTTCAGAGATAGAAGGACAAGTTAAAGTTCTTTGTGAAGAGCGCTCCAATTTGCTCGACACATTAAGACAGTTGGAG GCGGCCAATTTTGAAGCTGAAACCTCCGGTATTCAGGATGGTGAATATCACCTACCAAAGCATGACTATGGAGTAGGGCGTG AATACAGCACAACTGAATCCTCAGATGATGTTGAGAAACAAGAACTTGATGAAGTGTCAGATGAAGAGGAAGCATACTTTTTTGATAGCAAGGAAAATTTTCTTGAATCGACCACTAGTTCTGGCTCTATCAGTCACACGACGAACAGTGGCAAAAATGAAAGTCAAATTAATGATACCCACaagatgaaaaataaaaaagatactGGCGCCTCTAGATATCCTCACATTGAGAGGAGAAAAAAGCTACCAGATCCAGTTGAAAAGGAGAAAGGAGTTAGTCTTTGGTCTATGATCAAGGATATGGTGGGAAAGGATCTTAGTCGTGTTTGCCTGCCTGTATATTTTAATGAACCTATTTCTTCTCTCCAAAAATGCTTTGAGGAATTGGAGTATTCATACCTTTTAGATCGGGCGTATGAGCATGGGAAAGAG GGCAACAGTCTCCTTAGAATACTGAATGTTGCTGCTTTTGCCGTTTCGGGATATGCGTCATCAGATGGCCGGCATTGTAAACCCTTCAATCCTATGTTAGGGGAAACTTATGAAGCAGACTATCCTGATAAAGGACTGAGATTTTTCTCCGAAAAG GTAAGTCATCATCCAACCATCATCGCCTGCCACTCTGAGGGTAAAGGGTGGAAATTTTGGGGGGACAGCAACCTTAGATCAAAATTCTGGGGAAGATCAATTCAGCTTGATCCTGAAGGAACGCTTACTTTAGAGTTCGATGATGGTGAGATATTTCAATGGAGCAAG GTTACAACTACCATTTATAATCTTATCCTGGGGAAGTTATATTGTGACCACCATGGAACAATGCAAATTAGTGGTAATCGCCAGTATTCATGCAAACTCAAGTTCAAAGAGCAATCTATTCTCGATCGAAATCCTCGTCAG GTTAATGGGTCTGTTGAAGATGTTTCTGGAaaaaaagttgcttcacttttCGGCAAGTGGGATGACAGCATGTATTATACAAAAGGAGACGGGAGTATCAAGACGAAAGATTTTTCTGATGCATCTTTGCTATGGAAGAGGAATGAAACACCTCCTAATCTTACTCGGTACAACTTGACGCCATTCGCGATTACACTAAATGAGTTAACACCCGGACTACAG GAGATGCTTCCCTGTACGGATTCAAGACTGAGACCAGATCAACGACATCTGGAGAATGGTGAGTATGACAAGGCAAATGAAGAGAAGCTAAGGTTGGAAACACGACAGAGGATG TCaagaaaaatacaagaaaatGGCTGGAAACCCAGGTGGTTCAGAAGAGAAAGTGAGGATTCCTCCTTTCACTATGCTGGTGGTTACTGGGAAGCACGGGAGATGGGTAAATGGAATGAATGCCCAGATATATTCGGCAAGTTCAGCGATGCTGCGGTTAGTTCGAATAAGGTGTCCTGA
- the LOC108197246 gene encoding protein NRT1/ PTR FAMILY 6.3, with translation MAPEESQMDTFLQDAWDYKSCPASRSTTGGWTGAALILGVETCERLTTVGIAVNLVTYLTRTMHLGNAISANIVTNFLGTSYILCLLGGFVADTFFGRYLNIAIFATVQGIGVTILSISTIIPSLRPTKCEIGEPSCIAASGMQLAVLYTALYLTALGTGGLKSSVSGFGSDQFDETDKEERTLMTNFFSWFFFFINIGSLAAVTVFVYIQDKLGRPWGYGLCACAIVIGLLVFLSGTKRYRFKKLTGSPLTQIACVCVGAWRKRHMEIPLDLSRLHNGDDIENEDGEKETKPKLPHSKQFLFLDRAALIDNKDESSGSKIHVMSKWYLSSLTDVEEVKQVIKMLPIWATTIMFWTIYAQMTTFSVSQATTMNRQIGKSFEIPAASLSAFTVGSILITVPVYDAFITPVARKILKNPQGVTPLQRIGVGLVLSILAMVVAALTEIKRLNVAKSHDLVDDPAAILPMSVFWLIPQFFLTGSGEAFMYTGQLDFFLRECPKGMKTISTGLFLSTLSLGSFLSSILVTIVHMVTGANKPWLANNLNQGKLYNFYWLLAIMNVFNLGIYLLCAKWYKYNDRSLTEGIVAEDTETCHA, from the exons ATGGCACCAGAAGAATCACAAATGGATACATTTCTCCAAGATGCTTGGGACTACAAAAGCTGTCCTGCTAGCAGATCCACCACTGGAGGCTGGACCGGCGCCGCCTTGATTCTAG GGGTTGAAACATGTGAAAGACTGACTACAGTGGGCATTGCTGTTAATTTGGTGACTTACTTAACCAGAACCATGCATTTAGGTAATGCTATCTCCGCCAACATTGTCACCAACTTTCTTGGAACCTCCTACATACTCTGTTTGCTCGGCGGGTTTGTTGCTGATACTTTCTTTGGAAG GTACCTGAACATTGCAATATTTGCCACAGTCCAAGGAATT GGTGTGACAATTTTATCAATCTCAACTATAATCCCTAGCCTTCGCCCAACAAAATGCGAAATTGGTGAACCATCATGTATTGCAGCAAGCGGTATGCAACTGGCAGTCTTATACACAGCCCTATACCTCACTGCACTAGGCACCGGTGGTTTGAAATCAAGTGTTTCGGGGTTTGGCTCAGATCAATTCGATGAGACGGATAAAGAAGAAAGAACCCTGATGACCAATTTCTTCAGCTggttctttttctttataaacaTCGGATCACTTGCAGCTGTGACCGTATTTGTTTACATCCAAGATAAACTAGGGAGGCCTTGGGGTTATGGATTATGTGCTTGTGCAATAGTCATTGGCCTTTTAGTGTTTTTATCAGGTACTAAAAGATACAGGTTCAAGAAACTCACGGGAAGCCCTCTCACACAGATTGCCTGTGTATGTGTTGGTGCTTGGAGGAAGAGACATATGGAAATACCATTGGATTTGTCGCGTTTACATAACGGTGATGACATCGAAAATGAAGATGGTGAGAAAGAAACCAAGCCCAAGCTACCACATAGCAAGCAGTTCTT GTTCTTGGACAGGGCAGCTCTCATTGATAACAAAGATGAAAGTTCTGGTAGCAAAATTCATGTCATGAGTAAATGGTACCTTTCAAGTTTAACAGATGTTGAAGAAGTGAAgcaagtgattaaaatgttacCAATATGGGCAACTACAATCATGTTCTGGACAATTTACGCACAAATGACCACATTTTCAGTGTCACAGGCTACCACCATGAACCGTCAGATCGGAAAATCTTTCGAAATTCCAGCAGCCTCCTTGTCTGCTTTTACTGTTGGTAGCATCCTCATAACTGTCCCGGTCTATGATGCTTTCATCACGCCAGTGGCTCGAAAAATACTAAAGAATCCCCAAGGCGTCACACCATTGCAGCGTATCGGAGTAGGACTTGTTCTATCAATATTAGCAATGGTGGTGGCAGCATTAACTGAAATTAAGAGACTAAATGTTGCTAAATCGCATGATTTAGTTGATGATCCGGCTGCCATTCTTCCCATGAGTGTTTTCTGGTTAATTCCGCAGTTTTTCCTTACTGGATCTGGGGAGGCATTCATGTATACGGGACAGCTTGATTTTTTCCTAAGGGAGTGTCCTAAAGGAATGAAGACTATAAGCACGGGGCTGTTTTTGAGTACACTATCATTAGGGTCTTTCTTGAGCTCCATTTTAGTTACCATAGTTCACATGGTTACTGGAGCTAATAAGCCTTGGCTAGCTAATAATCTTAACCAAGGGAAGCTTTATAACTTCTATTGGTTGCTGGCAATAATGAATGTTTTCAACCTGGGTATATACCTGCTTTGTGCTAAATGGTACAAGTACAACGACCGAAGTCTAACTGAGGGAATTGTAGCGGAAGATACAGAAACTTGCCATGCATGA